The sequence below is a genomic window from Flagellimonas marinaquae.
CGGTATTCCACGATGTTATGATCGTTTTGGGTATATTCTCCCTTACAGGTAGTATAATGCCGTTCAACATGGAAATTGACCAAGCCTTTATTGCGGCCATCCTAACCGTAATTGGTTATTCCCTGAACGATACGGTGGTAGTATTCGACCGTATTCGTGAAGTAACTGGTCTAAAAGGCTGGAAGGGCGGAGAGCACATTAACTTGGCATTGAACAGTACATTGAGCCGAACCTTGAACACCTCGCTTACCACATTGATCGTGTTGTTGGCTATCTTTATTTTTGGAGGCGAGAGCCTAAGAGGATTTATGTTCGCGATGATCATTGGTGTAATCGTAGGTACATATTCATCTGTATTTATCGCAACACCGGTGATGTTCGATTCATTAAAGAACAAAGTTGCTGAAGCAACCGAATCGTAGTTTTTCGTTTTTTATATTACACTTTATATTAAAGACCCTCTTTTTAGAGGGTCTTTTTTTGTGAACTATCCTGAATAAATACAATCAGTGATCAAATCAGTGGTTTTTGTAAAAAAATGCACCGTGCGCCAATCTATTTATGAATTTTTTGTGATGGTTTACCCGTCGATCCCATTTCGGATGGTTGTAGTTCAAAGATGTGTTCTGGATGTAACTGAGGTTCTTCTCTATGTGAGACAAAAACTATGGCAGTGTCGCTTTCTTTGGCCACCTTGTTCACCAGGGCAACAAAAAGATTGGCGCTCTTATCGTCAAGTCCAGCAGTAGGTTCGTCCAAAATTAACAAAGGAGGGTGTTTTATCATGGCCCGTGCCATCATAAGTAATCGGCTTTCACCAATTGTTAGATCTTTGAAATACTCATTTTTTCGAGTTTCCAAATTGAGTAGTTGTAGCCATTGTTCGGCCAAATTTTTTTCACGGTCGGTTGGTTGTACATACAGTCCTATGGAATCGTGCAGGCCAGAAATGATCATATTTTCCAGACTGTGGTATCCTTTAAATGTATTGGTGATTACCGGAGTGTAATAGCCGATGTTTTGTTTGAGGTCCCAAACACTTTCACCCTTGCCCTTTTGTAGGCCAAAAATGGTCAAATCTTGGCCGTAACCTTTATGGCTGTCCCCTGTGATCATGGACAATAGTGTGGACTTTCCGCTTCCATTCGGACCTTTCAATTGCCAAAACTCTCCTTTGTTTATGGTCCAATCTATATTGTTCAGTACTTGGCGGCCATTAAAGCTGACCGAAACCTTCTTAAAACTTACCAGTTCCTTATGGTCAATTTTGACTTGTGACAAAGATGGAGGAATGGTGCCATTAAAAGGTATGGGTTCCATTTTGTTTTGCGTCCAAAACTCATCGGATGAACAATAGTGGTGTAGCGTATTTCCATCAAGTTTAAAAAAATCGGAAGTGTTGGGCAAAATATCATCCAATCTACTGACCAATTGTACCAAAATTTTGTTTGATGAAATATTTACAAGTTCTTCTTTTAATTTGGCTTGTGTGTCAGTGTCCAAATTATCGAATGGATTTATCAAGATTAAAAAATCCAGGTCTTTTTGAAGCAGATAGGTAAGTAGCGCTTTTTTTTGCTCTCCACTGCTCATGGTTTTTAACGGCTGTTCGCTGTCCTTGGTCAAAATTTTAATATCGTGGCGTTCCTCTTCGTCCATATAACGGTCAATTTCTGACTTTGAGAAAAGCAAACCTTTTAAGTTCTGTAGTTCGAGCAGCCCATCAATTGGATCGTTCTTCAATAGATTTTGAACCAATTGTTTGGTATTGGAATTGTTCTGCGTAAGGATAGTGTAGCTTTTGTGTAGCTTCATGAGGCAATTGGTATTGCCTTAAAATTACGATTATCCTCGCTTAACTCTAAAAATATGTACGGGATTGTTCTTGTAGACTGTTGTTTTGTCCAAGTACATACCATTGTTTATTGCGACTTTTTGGGAGGGTATGTTGTCCACATGGATAATGGAGATCAGGGAATCCGAAAAATTGTTTTCAAACGCAAAGGCCTTACATTTTCGGGCAGCTTCAGATGCAAGACCCTTAAGCCAATAATTGGGTAGAACGGAATAGCCAATTTCCAGTTCCTTTACATTGTCCACAGTTTGAACTAGGAGTCCGCAAATACCGATCAGTTTTCCGGATTCTTTTAAAATTAGGGCGTTCATGCCACCTAAATCGTTTTGATAGCGTTCAAATACCCGTTCGAACTGTGCTTTGCAAGCTTCTACGGGATCTTTGGGCAGACCGTCCCAGTATTGTGTGGATCTTGGGTCGTTGTAGAAAGGGAGCCAATCTTCGAAATCCGAATCGGTCAACTTACGATAAAGCAGTCGGTCGGATGTTTGGTTGTCCAGTAGGTATTTAGACATTTAATCACGTGTAAATGAAATACTATCACCAACTTGTAGTCCCAATTTATCCGAAAGCCCTGCGTTAATTTCAAATACATATCTTGCAGGGATATTGGATGGTAAGGTATCTTCATTGAACGGTTGGGCGTTTTTCTGAAAGCTCACGATCTTCATTCCTGAATCAATGTAAATTATATCCAAGGGAATTTCTGTGTTCTTCATGTAAAAGTACTGCAAGGATTCTGTGGGCTGAATAAATAGCATTCCTCGATTCTCTTTCATGGATTTTCGGTACATTAACCCAGTTTGGGTCTCGTATTCCGATTCGGCAATCTCGATTTCAAAACTAGCCTTTATGGCTTCTGATTCCTCAGAAAGAATGGTTAGCTCTCCTTCTTTTGTAAAGGAAACCGTTTGTGTTTTAATGGCTTGTTTGGATTCGCTCTTGCACGATACCAGAATCAAAACAACCGTGAATACTATTATTTTTCCAAAATTTGCCATGTCGCTAAGGTTCTACAGGTGCTGGTTTTACCATAAAAAATACACCGATCAAAATCATGGGGATACTGAGCCATTGCCCAGTGGAAAGCATGCCGAGGGTATCTTCGAAACCGCCTTGGCTTTTTTTGTAGAATTCCACAAAGAACCTTACCACGAACAAAAGAACCATAAACAAACCAAAAAGGAAGCCTGGTTTGTTTTTCCAATCTGTTTTCCAGTAGAGCAGGTATAGAACCACGAATACGAAAATGTAACAAATGGCCTCGTACAATTGGGCGGGATGGCGAAATGGTATGGACTGTAAAACTTCAGAGAACTCCGGGTTGTGCTGAATGGCTTTGTAGGCTGCGTTCGGTGTTTTTTCTTTGGTGAGTGCCATCGCTTGATATGCAGGCATATCGTCCGAATCACGGATAAAACGAGTTGCTAGGAAATAGGCTTCATCCACTTTTTTTCCATTGATCTCGGAATTGAAAAAATTACCGAACCTTACAAATGCGGCACCGATTGCAGAGGGAACTACCAACCTATCCAATAGCCAAAGCATTTTAATGTCTTTCCATTTACGAGTATACAACCAAATACCGATAATGGCAGCGATAGTAGCTCCATGACTGGCCAAGCCTGTAAAGCCGGTAAACTCGTACCCATTGATGATACCGAAGAGCGAACTGTTCGCGTTTTCGTGGATAGGTAAAAGGATTTCTGCCAAATGATCTTTATAGTAGTCCCAATCGTAAAAAAATACGTGCCCCAATCGTGCTCCGAGCATTATGGATACCACGGTATAAATAAAAAGGGAATCCAGTTTTTCCATGGACTTCTTTTCGTTCAAGAAGATTTTCTTCATGATGAACCAGCCTAGTATGAAGGCGGCAATCCATAGCAAATTGTAATATTTTATCTGTAGAAAACCCAGTTTAAAAAGAGTTCCTTCAGGGTTCCAGTCAAATCCTAGAAAGTACATTGAAATAAATTTTGGACTAATATAACTACTTTGAACGGTTGCAGGGTGTTAATTAAAGCGCAATTTTTTAAGGGACAGGATCATATCCGCTTCCTCCCCAGGGGTGGCAACTGGCTATACGTTTAATAGAAAGCCATCCGCCTTTAAAGAGTCCGTGCTTTTTTAAGGCTTCCAAGGTGTATTGTGAACAAGTGGGGGAATAGCGGCATGTGGAAGGAAACATGGGGGATATAAAAAGTTGGTAAAACCTTACCAACAAAACAAATGGCGCTATCAAAATTTTCTTCATATTATCTTCCGGGTGAATCCAAGGACAAGGTATGAAAAAGCCCCGAATTTGTCGGGGCTTATGCTACACTTCTTCTGCGGGTTGTACGGGCGCCAAATGTTCTCGTTCCCCATCCGTGTACAATCGTGATTTGATGACAAAACGGAGTCCCAACGGAATTTCCAGGCTAAAACTGGCACCACGTCCCGTGGTCACATCGACCGTGAGCTGTGTGTGTTTCCAGTATTCGAACTGGTCCTTACTCATAAAAAAATCACAGCCGTGGATGGTGCCCAACTTCACATCGTTCTCATTCAGCATCAACTCACCTTTTGGAAAGCACATGGGAGAGGAACCATCACAACAACCTCCACTTTGATGGAACATCAGTTCATCGTGGCGTTCCCTTAATTGATCAATTATTTTTATGGCATGGTCCGAAACCAACACACGTTTAATCAAGTTTTCCATCCTAGAAAAAGCCTAATTTGTTCTTATCGTAGGAAATCAGCATATTTTTGGTCTGAGTATAGTGGCTGAGCATCATTTTATGATTTTCTCTTCCGATTCCTGACTTTTTGTATCCTCCAAACGGTGCATGTGCAGGGTAGTTGTGATAGCAGTTTACCCAAACCCTGCCAGCTTGTATCTGTCTGGAGATTTTATAGGCTTGGTGCATATCGCGTGTCCAAACTCCCGCTCCCAATCCATAAAGGGTGTCGTTGGCGATTTCCAGTGCTTCTGCTTCATCTTTAAAAGTGGTGACACAGACCACGGGACCAAAAATTTCTTCTTGGAATACGCGCATTTTGTTGTTTCCTTTCAAAATAGTGGGTTGAATGTAATACCCACCTTCCAGGCCTTCGTTATAAGCAGCGTCACCTCCTGCCAGAACTTCGCATCCTTCTTCTTTACCTATTTGGATGTAGTTCATGATTTTCTCGAACTGATCATTCGATGCTTGTGCGCCCATCATGGTGGTTGGATCCAACGGATGGCCAAGTTTGATGGCTTTGGTACGCTCTATAACTCGCTCAATGAATTTGTCATAAATGCTTTCCTGAACCAATATTCTGGATGGGCAGGTACAGACCTCCCCTTGGTTCAAGGCAAACATTACAGCGCCTTCCAAACATTTATCGAAGAACTCATCATCCGCATCCATAATGCTTTCGAAGAAAACGTTCGGGGATTTACCGCCCAACTCCAAGGTCACGGGAATAATGTTCTTGGACGCATATTGCATGATCAATTGCCCAGTAGTGGTTTCTCCCGTAAACGCGATTTTTTTTATGCGTGGACTGGAAGCTAATGGTTTTCCTGCTTCCAAGCCAAATCCATTTACAATGTTAAGTACGCCTGCGGGTAGAATATCCTCTATAAGTTCCATCAAAATAAGGATTCCAACGGGTGTTTGCTCTGCAGGCTTAAGTACTACACAGTTCCCAGCGGCCAATGCGGGGGCCAATTTCCATGCGGCCATCAGGATAGGGAAGTTCCATGGGATGATTTGCCCGACCACACCTAGAGGCTCCAAAACGTTCATGGACACGGTGTTGGAATCCAACTCACTTACGGAACCTTCTTCTGCGCGAATTACTCCCGCAAAATACCTGAAGTGGTCAACCGCTAATGGCATGTCCGCGGCACGTGTCTCGCGCAAGGCTTTGCCATTGTCCCAGGTTTCGGCACGGGCCAAAGCCTCGAGATTGTTTTCCATAACGTCGGCAATCTTTAACAATAAGTTGCTGCGGTAGGTTGCGGAAGAGTTATTCCATTCTGGTGCTGCCGCCCACGCTGCATCGATAGCTTTGTCTACATCCTCTGCCGTAGACCGCGCAATTTTGGTGAATGCATTCCCATCGACAGGAGAAATATTGTCAAAATATTCCCCTTTTGTCGGTGGGGTCCATTTTCCGCCGATGTAATTTTCATACTGATCTTTGAACTTAGGTTTTTCCAAAACACTACGTTCCGTAGTTTGTACATTGCTCATAATACTTGTTGTTAAAATTAATTTTTATGTGTTGCGCACTTTGCTCAAGTGGCTGATTCTAAAAGTATTGATTTTGAACCCCGTATATCTGACGTATACTATTAATGACATGACCAATTCTCTTTGTTTTTATACTTTTAACAAAAAACAGTATCATAATTTTTATATTTATTAAGTATTTATATAATTTCTTAAGAAGTGAGTATTTTATATGCATTTACCGGATAAATTCTTTAAAGAAAGAAAGCTGGAATATTTGGTCGAGAACCAAACCTCCTATACTTTGAATAATGCTTCAATGCATGTTTTTGAGACGCATCTGCAAGCAGAAAAAGTATTCCTTCAGTTTGATCAACCTGTGCTCGCCTCTATGCTGATAGGGAAAAAGGTAATGCATCTCAGGGATAAGAAGTCATTTAATTTCCTGCCGGGTGAGTCCTTGATTCTTCCCTCCAATGAAGTTATGTGCATTGATTTTCCAGAAGCAAACGAAGAGAATCCGACACGTTGCTTGGCCATGGCCATTTCCGATGAAAAAATAAACAAAGTCATCAATTTAATGAACGAAGTAATGCCGAAACACGATGGAACTGAATGGGTTTTGATGGATTACAACTACCACTTTACCAACGATGCCAGTATTTATGGTATTATTCAGCGATTATTGTACTTGTTCACCGAGAACCATCCGTCCAAAGACTATTTTGTGGACAACATGCTTCAGGAATTGATTATTCGAATTTTACAGGGCAATACGCGGGAAAAATACATGCAAAATGCCTCTAAAATAAGTTCTAACAATCGGTTGGCCTATGTAATCGAATTTATCTCCCAGCACTTGCACGAACCTTTGTCCGTAAGTGATCTGAGCAAAAAAGCCTGTATGAGCGAATCGCATTTCCATAAGACTTTTAAAGAAGAATTAGGAGTAACCCCGATTGATTACATTAACAGCGAGCGCATAAAAATGGCCATCAATCTCTTAAAAGATCCCGATAGGAAAATAAAGGAGATTTATTTGGAATGTGGGTTTGAAAACCGCTCGTATTTCAACCGTTTGTTCAAGCGAAAAATACACGTTTCGCCAGGGGAGTACCAATCAAAATTTATCAAGCATTAATTTACGCTGAAAGTGGTCCCGTCCTTACCATCTTTGATTTGGATGCCCAACTCAACCAATTGGTCCCTGATTTTGTCGGAAGTAGCAAAGTCCTTTTTGGCCCGTGCTTCATTTCTAATATCAATCAATAATTCCATAACACCATTTAGTGTATTGGAATCATCTTTGGTCATGGATTGATTTTCGATACCGAGCACATCGTAAACAAAGGCTTTAAGTGAACTGGAAAGCAACTCTTTGTCTTCAGCAGAAATGGTTTCCTTGTCCTCTTTGATCAAGTTGATATGCTTTACGGCCTCGAACAACTGTGCAATTAAAATTGGCGTGTTGAAGTCGTCGTTCATGGCATCGTAGCATTTCTGCTTCCAAGTAGCCACATCAAACTCTGTTTTGTCTGCGGTTTTGAGTTTATCGATTCCGTCCAAAGCATCCATCAAACGGTTGTACCCTTTTTCAGATGCCTGTAATGCTTCGTCACTAAGATCTAAAATGCTGGTATAATGGGCTTGCATCATAAAGAAGCGAACCACTGCAGGGGTGTAGGGCTTGCTTAAAATATTATTGTCGCCGCTAAAAATTTCGGCAGGGTAGATGT
It includes:
- a CDS encoding GNAT family N-acetyltransferase — its product is MSKYLLDNQTSDRLLYRKLTDSDFEDWLPFYNDPRSTQYWDGLPKDPVEACKAQFERVFERYQNDLGGMNALILKESGKLIGICGLLVQTVDNVKELEIGYSVLPNYWLKGLASEAARKCKAFAFENNFSDSLISIIHVDNIPSQKVAINNGMYLDKTTVYKNNPVHIFRVKRG
- the lgt gene encoding prolipoprotein diacylglyceryl transferase, whose translation is MYFLGFDWNPEGTLFKLGFLQIKYYNLLWIAAFILGWFIMKKIFLNEKKSMEKLDSLFIYTVVSIMLGARLGHVFFYDWDYYKDHLAEILLPIHENANSSLFGIINGYEFTGFTGLASHGATIAAIIGIWLYTRKWKDIKMLWLLDRLVVPSAIGAAFVRFGNFFNSEINGKKVDEAYFLATRFIRDSDDMPAYQAMALTKEKTPNAAYKAIQHNPEFSEVLQSIPFRHPAQLYEAICYIFVFVVLYLLYWKTDWKNKPGFLFGLFMVLLFVVRFFVEFYKKSQGGFEDTLGMLSTGQWLSIPMILIGVFFMVKPAPVEP
- a CDS encoding DUF192 domain-containing protein, which gives rise to MANFGKIIVFTVVLILVSCKSESKQAIKTQTVSFTKEGELTILSEESEAIKASFEIEIAESEYETQTGLMYRKSMKENRGMLFIQPTESLQYFYMKNTEIPLDIIYIDSGMKIVSFQKNAQPFNEDTLPSNIPARYVFEINAGLSDKLGLQVGDSISFTRD
- a CDS encoding AraC family transcriptional regulator, with the protein product MHLPDKFFKERKLEYLVENQTSYTLNNASMHVFETHLQAEKVFLQFDQPVLASMLIGKKVMHLRDKKSFNFLPGESLILPSNEVMCIDFPEANEENPTRCLAMAISDEKINKVINLMNEVMPKHDGTEWVLMDYNYHFTNDASIYGIIQRLLYLFTENHPSKDYFVDNMLQELIIRILQGNTREKYMQNASKISSNNRLAYVIEFISQHLHEPLSVSDLSKKACMSESHFHKTFKEELGVTPIDYINSERIKMAINLLKDPDRKIKEIYLECGFENRSYFNRLFKRKIHVSPGEYQSKFIKH
- a CDS encoding ATP-binding cassette domain-containing protein — protein: MKLHKSYTILTQNNSNTKQLVQNLLKNDPIDGLLELQNLKGLLFSKSEIDRYMDEEERHDIKILTKDSEQPLKTMSSGEQKKALLTYLLQKDLDFLILINPFDNLDTDTQAKLKEELVNISSNKILVQLVSRLDDILPNTSDFFKLDGNTLHHYCSSDEFWTQNKMEPIPFNGTIPPSLSQVKIDHKELVSFKKVSVSFNGRQVLNNIDWTINKGEFWQLKGPNGSGKSTLLSMITGDSHKGYGQDLTIFGLQKGKGESVWDLKQNIGYYTPVITNTFKGYHSLENMIISGLHDSIGLYVQPTDREKNLAEQWLQLLNLETRKNEYFKDLTIGESRLLMMARAMIKHPPLLILDEPTAGLDDKSANLFVALVNKVAKESDTAIVFVSHREEPQLHPEHIFELQPSEMGSTGKPSQKIHK
- the yidD gene encoding membrane protein insertion efficiency factor YidD, which encodes MKKILIAPFVLLVRFYQLFISPMFPSTCRYSPTCSQYTLEALKKHGLFKGGWLSIKRIASCHPWGGSGYDPVP
- a CDS encoding DUF779 domain-containing protein, encoding MENLIKRVLVSDHAIKIIDQLRERHDELMFHQSGGCCDGSSPMCFPKGELMLNENDVKLGTIHGCDFFMSKDQFEYWKHTQLTVDVTTGRGASFSLEIPLGLRFVIKSRLYTDGEREHLAPVQPAEEV
- a CDS encoding aldehyde dehydrogenase family protein codes for the protein MSNVQTTERSVLEKPKFKDQYENYIGGKWTPPTKGEYFDNISPVDGNAFTKIARSTAEDVDKAIDAAWAAAPEWNNSSATYRSNLLLKIADVMENNLEALARAETWDNGKALRETRAADMPLAVDHFRYFAGVIRAEEGSVSELDSNTVSMNVLEPLGVVGQIIPWNFPILMAAWKLAPALAAGNCVVLKPAEQTPVGILILMELIEDILPAGVLNIVNGFGLEAGKPLASSPRIKKIAFTGETTTGQLIMQYASKNIIPVTLELGGKSPNVFFESIMDADDEFFDKCLEGAVMFALNQGEVCTCPSRILVQESIYDKFIERVIERTKAIKLGHPLDPTTMMGAQASNDQFEKIMNYIQIGKEEGCEVLAGGDAAYNEGLEGGYYIQPTILKGNNKMRVFQEEIFGPVVCVTTFKDEAEALEIANDTLYGLGAGVWTRDMHQAYKISRQIQAGRVWVNCYHNYPAHAPFGGYKKSGIGRENHKMMLSHYTQTKNMLISYDKNKLGFF